In the Campylobacter showae genome, one interval contains:
- a CDS encoding polyprenyl synthetase family protein, producing the protein MKKIDLIMKNFIAELGYEPANAMFARINSGKKLRSKLLLKIAGESEQSLKICAIIELIHLASLLHDDVIDDADTRRGSPSINASFGTKNAVMLGDILYSKGFYELSKFPHEIAGEISGAVSKLSVGEMMDVDLSAKFNEDKFAYETMIYYKTAVLIEAAAAVGAMLAGLEARNFKIYGKNLGLAFQIIDDILDVTQDAATLGKPNFSDFKEGKTTLPYIYLYESLNEADKEKLKSLFKKDLSEAEQGWVRAKMNETGAIKKSIEAAKNLGEQAIKSVEKFNVDGLESIVKSMIDREF; encoded by the coding sequence ATGAAAAAAATCGATCTGATAATGAAAAATTTTATCGCAGAGCTTGGCTATGAGCCCGCAAATGCGATGTTTGCTCGGATAAATTCGGGTAAAAAGCTGCGCTCTAAGCTGCTTTTAAAAATAGCGGGCGAGAGCGAACAGAGTCTCAAAATTTGCGCGATTATCGAGCTTATTCACCTAGCTAGCCTGCTTCACGACGACGTGATCGACGATGCCGACACCAGGCGCGGAAGCCCTAGTATAAACGCGAGCTTCGGCACCAAAAACGCCGTGATGCTGGGCGATATCCTCTACTCGAAGGGCTTTTACGAGCTGTCGAAATTCCCGCACGAGATCGCGGGCGAGATATCGGGCGCGGTTAGCAAGCTAAGCGTGGGCGAGATGATGGACGTGGATCTCTCGGCTAAATTTAACGAAGATAAATTCGCGTACGAAACGATGATCTACTATAAAACCGCCGTTTTGATCGAGGCTGCGGCTGCGGTCGGAGCGATGCTAGCCGGACTTGAAGCGCGTAATTTTAAAATTTACGGCAAAAATTTAGGCCTAGCTTTTCAGATAATCGACGACATCCTAGACGTCACGCAAGACGCCGCAACGCTCGGAAAGCCCAATTTTAGCGACTTTAAAGAGGGCAAAACGACGCTGCCTTACATTTATCTTTACGAAAGTTTAAACGAAGCGGACAAAGAGAAGCTAAAAAGCCTGTTTAAAAAAGATCTGAGCGAGGCCGAGCAAGGCTGGGTGAGGGCGAAGATGAACGAAACGGGCGCGATAAAAAAAAGCATAGAAGCGGCGAAAAATTTAGGCGAGCAGGCGATAAAATCGGTAGAAAAATTTAACGTAGACGGCCTAGAAAGTATCGTAAAATCAATGATAGATAGGGAATTTTAA
- a CDS encoding DUF2018 family protein: MDYDIFSQSPREKFFEILFNANKNLVENELEKTFEKFIAMSEFCEKNGFDETAQNSFISQNQTLVNERLNDIYIGLSGDILSQNE, encoded by the coding sequence ATGGATTATGATATATTTTCTCAAAGTCCGAGAGAAAAATTCTTTGAAATTTTATTTAACGCGAACAAAAATTTAGTCGAAAACGAGCTTGAAAAAACCTTTGAAAAATTTATCGCGATGAGCGAATTTTGTGAAAAAAACGGATTTGACGAAACGGCGCAAAATTCGTTTATTTCTCAAAATCAGACCCTTGTAAATGAGCGGCTGAACGACATTTATATCGGGCTTAGTGGGGATATTTTAAGTCAAAATGAGTAA